From a region of the Deinococcus budaensis genome:
- a CDS encoding ATP-binding protein, whose protein sequence is MRLLSTLWRPGASRVVLLLGPSGYGKTILMAQAAENAELCVPLNLLEVEGDAHALVEAMAEALSDRFPEVAHEIHTGNGERTLPARQTARLLGHLPPALILVDHAERLCADSETWLLELVRALPQQHRMIIAGRTLDSFEVPYLVATQHVRVIGPEQLAFDNHELHLLASEAPHAPNSAALQHLHGWPLGVALAITGAYGQTAAELIRVLLRTLPRDLQRVLPHLAPYDTWTDSLPPSLGLEVPDNWLGTLLMARWPLLQNGQGGFNPHEVILGVLEEQLRRDTQEWQRAYRQAAERALAGDRPLHAFGLLLNADLVSEAAHLAERVVPTLMSRGQFLVMRQVLDRLPKEVTTGSPVLTRHYGIALIETEQLQAGMGYLQALAEAPGTRVQVLPALAHGMCLQARLLDAKALIEEAKGYLGQYGVEEQLELLSTEGNILRDIGHPREGLELLLKAARLAETNNAEKALGTAMIGLNASYLRLSKLDEAMNAVKKAHLIFERLGMVGRLPIPLLNAALLHAAKDELTPARDLLHRALNMAEEQQARSLTSVYFALGGICLKEGKTEEATGHLMKAVEHARVSGRPDRQYMAELILSEALRAQFQHVEADRHLGLAESLLELHPQIEENATLAGLIQFQQGQRAYAQGRGAEAASHFRAVPTETGEISEWAARAGLYRALIAHEQGTLGEEHIRAFMELHRQQQSRRYLYPDLAVTRPVLREAVRQGWFVPELQEFAFGQLQDQRHRLYIKTLGALTVTLNDEPLQLVGSNVTRAQELIALMALVPPATAGELQRILIGEKKGDHRNALSTLRQSLVRATGLPHPVVQDASRRYKYSDELDVRTDIDELRRAVRTRNILALRKLLGQGTEFLPGIDSAWAADLRETEIPEVLSDAYEVLGTEALERRAFTEALRYYEAVQHLNPAEHILRALIEIHRALGDTAKMQNTERELQVLFPN, encoded by the coding sequence ATGCGTCTCCTCAGTACCCTCTGGCGACCGGGCGCATCGCGCGTGGTCTTGCTGCTCGGCCCGTCCGGGTACGGCAAAACCATCCTGATGGCTCAAGCGGCCGAGAACGCTGAACTCTGCGTTCCCCTTAATCTGCTTGAGGTCGAGGGGGACGCCCACGCCCTGGTCGAGGCGATGGCCGAAGCGCTTTCCGACAGGTTCCCCGAAGTCGCCCACGAGATTCACACGGGCAATGGCGAGCGCACGTTGCCTGCCCGACAGACGGCCAGACTGCTCGGCCACCTGCCTCCCGCCCTGATCCTGGTGGACCACGCCGAGCGGCTGTGCGCGGACAGTGAGACGTGGCTGCTGGAGTTGGTCCGGGCCCTGCCCCAGCAGCATCGGATGATCATCGCCGGGCGTACGCTCGATTCCTTCGAAGTGCCGTACCTGGTCGCCACGCAGCACGTCAGGGTCATCGGCCCAGAGCAACTGGCCTTCGATAACCATGAACTGCACCTGTTGGCCTCGGAGGCGCCTCATGCTCCAAACTCCGCCGCTCTTCAACACCTGCATGGCTGGCCGTTAGGCGTCGCCCTCGCGATTACCGGGGCGTACGGGCAGACGGCGGCCGAGCTAATCCGGGTCCTCCTGCGGACCCTGCCGCGCGACCTCCAGCGGGTCCTGCCGCACCTAGCTCCGTACGACACCTGGACCGACTCCCTCCCACCGTCCCTGGGGTTGGAGGTGCCGGACAACTGGCTGGGCACGCTGCTGATGGCGCGGTGGCCACTGCTGCAAAACGGCCAGGGTGGATTCAACCCCCATGAAGTGATCCTGGGCGTGCTCGAGGAGCAATTGCGCCGGGACACACAGGAATGGCAACGGGCTTACCGGCAGGCCGCCGAACGCGCCCTCGCAGGTGATCGCCCCCTGCACGCCTTCGGGCTGCTGTTGAACGCCGACCTGGTGAGTGAGGCGGCGCACCTGGCGGAGCGGGTCGTGCCGACCCTCATGAGCCGCGGCCAGTTCCTGGTGATGCGTCAGGTGCTGGACAGGCTGCCAAAGGAGGTCACCACCGGTTCCCCCGTCCTGACCCGGCATTACGGGATAGCCCTTATCGAGACCGAGCAGCTTCAGGCGGGGATGGGGTACCTCCAGGCCCTTGCCGAGGCGCCGGGCACGCGGGTCCAGGTCCTGCCCGCCCTCGCTCACGGGATGTGTTTACAGGCCCGCCTGCTCGATGCGAAGGCACTCATCGAGGAGGCCAAGGGGTACCTGGGACAGTACGGCGTCGAAGAGCAGTTGGAGCTGTTGTCGACCGAGGGCAACATTCTGCGCGATATCGGCCATCCCAGGGAAGGACTCGAACTCCTGCTCAAGGCGGCCCGGCTCGCGGAGACGAACAACGCCGAGAAAGCGCTGGGCACCGCGATGATCGGCCTAAACGCGAGTTACCTGCGCCTTTCCAAGCTGGACGAGGCCATGAACGCCGTGAAAAAAGCCCACCTCATCTTCGAGCGGCTAGGGATGGTGGGCCGCCTGCCCATCCCACTGCTGAACGCCGCGCTCCTCCACGCCGCAAAGGATGAACTGACACCGGCCAGAGACCTGCTGCACCGCGCCCTGAACATGGCCGAGGAGCAGCAGGCACGCTCCCTCACGTCCGTGTACTTCGCGCTGGGCGGCATCTGTCTCAAGGAGGGCAAAACCGAAGAGGCCACGGGGCACCTCATGAAGGCCGTGGAGCACGCGCGCGTCAGCGGTCGCCCCGACCGGCAATACATGGCCGAGTTGATCCTCTCGGAAGCCCTGCGCGCGCAATTCCAGCACGTGGAGGCCGACCGCCACCTCGGGCTTGCCGAGAGCCTGCTGGAGCTGCACCCGCAGATCGAGGAGAACGCCACGCTGGCCGGGCTGATTCAGTTCCAGCAGGGGCAACGTGCCTATGCTCAGGGCCGGGGAGCGGAGGCCGCCTCGCACTTCCGGGCCGTGCCCACCGAGACCGGGGAAATCAGCGAGTGGGCGGCGCGGGCTGGCCTGTACCGTGCCCTGATCGCCCATGAGCAGGGCACGCTCGGGGAGGAGCACATCCGCGCGTTTATGGAGCTCCACCGCCAGCAACAAAGCCGCCGCTACCTTTACCCCGATCTGGCCGTGACCCGCCCGGTGTTGCGCGAGGCCGTGCGGCAAGGCTGGTTTGTCCCCGAACTTCAGGAGTTCGCGTTCGGGCAACTTCAGGATCAGCGGCACCGGCTTTACATCAAGACGCTGGGGGCCCTGACGGTCACCCTCAACGACGAGCCGCTGCAACTTGTCGGCAGCAACGTCACCCGTGCCCAGGAGCTGATCGCCCTGATGGCCCTGGTGCCACCGGCCACGGCAGGCGAACTGCAACGCATCCTGATCGGCGAGAAGAAGGGCGACCACCGCAACGCCCTGTCCACCCTGCGTCAGTCGCTGGTCAGAGCTACCGGTCTACCGCACCCGGTGGTGCAGGACGCCAGCCGCCGGTACAAGTACAGTGACGAGCTTGACGTCCGCACGGACATCGACGAGTTGCGGCGGGCCGTCCGCACCAGGAACATTCTGGCCCTCCGCAAGCTCCTCGGGCAGGGCACCGAGTTCCTGCCGGGGATCGACAGTGCCTGGGCGGCCGATCTGCGGGAGACGGAAATTCCGGAAGTTCTGTCCGATGCGTACGAGGTGCTGGGGACTGAGGCGCTCGAGCGCCGGGCTTTTACAGAGGCCCTGCGGTACTACGAGGCCGTGCAGCACCTGAATCCGGCGGAGCACATCCTGCGGGCGCTCATCGAGATTCACCGCGCCCTGGGGGACACCGCCAAGATGCAGAACACCGAACGCGAACTCCAGGTCCTGTTCCCCAACTGA
- a CDS encoding bifunctional DNA primase/polymerase: MPANSLLIEALAAHAAGLVVMPVNAGGEYDKRPHLVLMDTGHRAPSRKAPGRWVPSWRPLMEEAPTEDMVVTWFRRPAGKGLACLTGQRSGRVVIDLDGATGDEFRQRWGVRPHVRTGSGGWHIHVAAPPWRVPTLNSNSKAALGAAFPGLDSRADGGYAILPPTVSRAGPYTWLRPLADLEGTAFLPVPAQVLLGLVGPPRQPPASPAVAHPPSPLPAAAGSRPPPGVMQDALDEALRLVAAFYGRDNAGFWLARTLRDWGHGREDVKDLKFHTRVPEYNTKGEREPYTQDHWEASVDSAFTRAPRVGASRKPEPVTTPDRLVRVWPHLNGEERRQALRCVAASWTAQGKVDRVVSFFTALAVPEEVIAAELGHLTQQQARGILLPGLTSLATRYLPGWERRAAG; this comes from the coding sequence TTGCCAGCGAATAGCCTGCTCATTGAGGCGCTGGCAGCCCACGCCGCGGGCCTGGTGGTCATGCCCGTGAACGCGGGCGGAGAGTACGACAAGCGGCCGCACCTGGTGTTGATGGACACCGGGCACCGCGCGCCGAGCCGCAAGGCCCCGGGCCGGTGGGTGCCGTCCTGGCGCCCGCTGATGGAGGAGGCACCCACCGAGGACATGGTGGTGACGTGGTTCCGCCGTCCGGCGGGGAAGGGGCTGGCCTGTCTCACCGGGCAGCGGTCCGGACGGGTCGTGATCGACCTCGATGGCGCAACCGGGGATGAATTCCGCCAGCGCTGGGGGGTGCGGCCCCATGTCCGCACCGGGAGCGGGGGCTGGCACATCCACGTCGCCGCCCCGCCCTGGCGCGTCCCCACCCTGAACAGCAACAGCAAGGCGGCACTCGGGGCGGCCTTTCCCGGGTTGGACAGCCGGGCCGACGGCGGGTACGCCATCCTTCCGCCCACGGTCAGCCGCGCGGGACCCTACACCTGGCTGCGCCCCCTTGCCGATCTGGAAGGGACGGCGTTCCTGCCGGTGCCCGCTCAGGTGCTGCTGGGGCTGGTCGGTCCACCCCGGCAACCTCCGGCTTCACCGGCAGTGGCCCACCCTCCTTCCCCACTCCCCGCTGCAGCGGGGAGCCGCCCGCCACCGGGTGTCATGCAGGACGCCTTGGACGAGGCGTTGCGGCTGGTGGCCGCCTTCTACGGGCGTGACAACGCCGGGTTCTGGCTGGCGCGCACCCTGCGCGACTGGGGGCACGGCCGAGAGGACGTGAAGGACCTGAAGTTCCACACGCGGGTGCCCGAATACAACACCAAGGGCGAGAGAGAGCCGTATACGCAGGACCACTGGGAGGCGTCGGTGGACTCGGCGTTTACCCGTGCCCCCCGCGTGGGGGCGTCCAGGAAGCCGGAGCCGGTCACCACCCCCGACCGGCTGGTCCGGGTCTGGCCGCACCTGAACGGCGAGGAGCGGCGCCAGGCCCTGCGGTGTGTCGCCGCAAGCTGGACAGCCCAGGGGAAAGTGGACCGCGTCGTGTCCTTTTTCACGGCCCTGGCGGTGCCCGAGGAGGTGATCGCGGCGGAACTCGGCCACCTGACTCAACAACAGGCGCGGGGAATCCTCCTGCCTGGCCTGACATCGCTCGCCACCCGGTACCTTCCCGGCTGGGAACGCCGCGCCGCGGGTTGA
- a CDS encoding VirB4 family type IV secretion system protein → MSFLTSLRDALTPVRQTSWTEKSPLLGIRQGVHVARNGSAEIGFEFHLPNALQVSNAVRDSIKHTHNILLSQALPVGSRGRIIIENRDMPEKEVRSYMLEAQGQQDILSAVVQADNDLLERDRRAGKLKRTRYYLTVKVNRKTPKNRSLSERELGILTDYCNAYAGRLGDAMHAAGLSPRRMGTQDIANLIYSYRNKQFGDMPGEYRSVVPTGDASVRSLQADDRIQLPSPRRQLTESSVDKSNPGFLVVGTRLVNVVSYSEVGEGTQSGMLEQLLAALRDVEYYLIIDFVIVDPTTKKAALAYKAEGAGNTLAEGGGSANRAISDEMEEALYAITRGKAKMVNFGLAMVIYARTQDELNYATNRARAEMGQLGGALARVGNVDNIRQYEVLEPFNGLTNQYLFDGRTINVAGLIPQVGAWEGTPDPLVVFRNRHGGLTPINQAVGTNNSGTFIIGTAGSGKSNLNMTFLLNVRAIGGKVYILDLKKDYDAVVEAVEGEIIEICPGAVLPNGKPVCINMFDLPPGGITATAEKRGLLMGMFKALLMPSGGLGPLDYTILTSALEAAYDLAVKRIPTGDGKYREEFKEFYLGDFVRILRNLPTVAGVAPNKTMQDAIDILGARLGAFTGKGELASFLNGPTTVRIGSDVTSFNISAMRDESARELRRIGMILLVDLIWRSGLDNPGVIKYPVFEELGAMAEIEEAAKFVAEMFKVGRTFGFYPVGLSQEIGDIENLGGIINNSALRLIGSVTPDEAEKIVTTLKLNEATHASINSLGGGANFREYVAIMELSNGTTVGDVIQNHLTPLKRWLTSSHPADKERREEYTRRLGGNRMSAVLALAGHFVN, encoded by the coding sequence ATGTCCTTTCTGACCAGTCTTCGGGATGCCCTGACGCCTGTACGCCAGACCAGTTGGACCGAGAAGTCCCCGTTACTGGGAATCCGCCAGGGGGTCCACGTCGCGCGGAACGGCTCGGCCGAGATCGGGTTCGAATTCCATCTCCCGAACGCGCTGCAAGTGTCTAACGCCGTACGTGACAGCATCAAACACACCCACAACATCCTGCTGAGCCAGGCCCTGCCGGTCGGCTCACGCGGACGCATCATCATCGAGAACCGCGACATGCCCGAAAAAGAGGTGCGGAGCTACATGCTCGAGGCGCAGGGTCAGCAGGACATCCTGAGCGCCGTGGTGCAGGCGGACAACGACCTTCTGGAACGTGACCGCCGCGCCGGGAAATTGAAGCGCACGCGCTATTACCTCACCGTCAAGGTCAACCGCAAGACTCCGAAGAACCGCAGCCTATCCGAACGGGAACTTGGCATTCTGACCGACTACTGCAACGCCTACGCGGGCCGGCTGGGCGACGCCATGCACGCGGCCGGTCTGTCGCCCCGCCGGATGGGGACGCAGGACATCGCCAACCTGATCTACAGCTACCGCAACAAGCAGTTCGGCGACATGCCGGGCGAATACCGCAGCGTGGTCCCCACCGGCGACGCTTCAGTTCGCTCGCTGCAAGCCGACGACCGCATTCAGCTTCCCTCCCCGCGCCGCCAGCTCACGGAAAGCTCGGTGGACAAGTCCAATCCCGGGTTTCTGGTTGTGGGCACACGCCTGGTCAACGTCGTGAGTTACTCCGAGGTGGGCGAGGGCACGCAGAGCGGGATGCTGGAGCAGCTCCTGGCCGCCCTGCGGGACGTCGAGTATTACCTGATCATCGATTTCGTCATCGTTGATCCCACCACCAAGAAAGCCGCCCTGGCGTACAAGGCCGAAGGGGCTGGCAACACCCTGGCCGAGGGAGGCGGTTCCGCAAACAGGGCGATCTCCGACGAGATGGAGGAGGCGCTGTACGCCATCACGCGCGGCAAGGCCAAGATGGTGAACTTCGGACTGGCCATGGTGATCTACGCGCGGACGCAAGACGAGCTGAACTACGCCACCAACCGGGCGCGCGCGGAGATGGGGCAACTGGGAGGGGCGCTGGCCCGGGTCGGGAACGTGGACAATATCCGGCAGTACGAGGTGCTGGAACCGTTCAACGGTCTGACCAACCAGTACCTGTTCGACGGCCGCACGATCAATGTGGCCGGTCTAATTCCGCAGGTGGGCGCCTGGGAGGGCACGCCAGACCCCCTGGTCGTCTTCCGGAACCGGCACGGCGGGCTCACGCCGATCAACCAGGCGGTGGGAACCAACAACTCCGGGACGTTCATCATCGGCACGGCAGGCAGCGGCAAGAGCAACCTGAACATGACGTTCCTGCTCAACGTGCGCGCCATCGGTGGCAAGGTCTATATCCTGGACCTCAAAAAGGACTACGACGCCGTGGTGGAGGCGGTCGAGGGCGAAATCATCGAAATCTGCCCGGGTGCCGTGCTGCCGAACGGCAAGCCGGTGTGCATCAACATGTTCGACCTCCCCCCGGGTGGGATCACCGCGACGGCGGAGAAGCGCGGCCTGCTGATGGGCATGTTCAAGGCGCTGCTGATGCCCAGCGGCGGGCTGGGGCCACTCGACTACACTATCCTCACCAGCGCGCTCGAGGCCGCCTACGACCTGGCAGTCAAGCGGATTCCCACCGGGGACGGAAAGTACCGCGAAGAGTTCAAGGAATTCTACCTCGGGGACTTCGTGCGGATTCTCAGGAACCTGCCAACCGTGGCGGGCGTCGCGCCGAACAAGACCATGCAGGATGCCATCGACATCCTGGGTGCCCGGCTCGGGGCCTTTACAGGCAAGGGGGAACTCGCGTCTTTCCTGAACGGCCCCACGACGGTCCGCATCGGAAGCGACGTGACGAGTTTCAACATTTCCGCCATGCGTGACGAGTCGGCCCGGGAACTGCGGCGTATCGGAATGATCCTGCTCGTCGACCTGATCTGGCGCAGCGGTTTGGACAACCCGGGCGTGATCAAGTACCCCGTGTTCGAGGAGCTGGGAGCGATGGCGGAGATCGAGGAGGCCGCGAAGTTCGTGGCCGAGATGTTCAAGGTCGGGCGCACCTTCGGTTTCTACCCGGTCGGGCTCAGCCAGGAGATCGGGGACATCGAGAACCTGGGGGGCATCATCAACAACAGTGCCCTGCGCCTGATCGGCAGCGTCACGCCCGACGAGGCCGAGAAGATCGTGACCACCCTGAAGCTGAACGAGGCCACCCACGCCAGCATCAACAGCCTGGGCGGCGGCGCCAACTTCCGTGAGTACGTGGCGATTATGGAGCTGTCGAATGGAACCACGGTTGGCGACGTGATTCAGAACCACCTGACCCCGCTGAAGCGCTGGTTGACCAGCAGCCACCCGGCGGACAAGGAACGCCGCGAGGAGTACACCCGTCGCCTGGGCGGCAACCGGATGTCCGCGGTGCTGGCCCTGGCCGGTCATTTCGTCAACTGA
- a CDS encoding transglycosylase SLT domain-containing protein, whose amino-acid sequence MTVNFPAKFTRKWALIGGVISAFSGSAQACGVIPQNLHGWTVYHAGRFGLDPDLLVSLIWVESRFCPRAVSPKGALGLGQLMPGTARDLGVTDPLDPRQNLYGAAKYLRRQWDTFKDWPLALAAYNAGPGNVMAAGGGTQHSGDPELRGKSARNIPGFEAGSGPFPGGERMTVVDLTRPEEYQMVLDSLPEELQVYLAGRMHLVDDIALDVGQHFAVLMDDLSVTFPRVVTEADLMRVLNRVGRPRADGRQGIPGTLHRYSTATNAAGQYTSISIRVGRYLMGMLEPLRKEIEAAQGIAIVGEPFSGKTATLRDCMRIRTEIQGKRLSVADTSDELLGPGVIPHACVGVAKRVSVGDPSRQRAMIAYALQNNSPRELLTDEIGPRDDVPLVVEYANKGVLFDATLHARNTAQAFTNLTYRPLWGLDANKQVVSTPIFSLIIEVLSKGVYRVIDDVPGAVDAWLRGDEIQGRMMQAA is encoded by the coding sequence ATGACGGTCAACTTCCCCGCTAAGTTCACCCGCAAGTGGGCGCTGATCGGAGGCGTGATCAGCGCCTTTTCCGGTTCAGCCCAGGCGTGCGGCGTGATCCCCCAGAACCTCCACGGCTGGACGGTGTATCACGCCGGACGTTTTGGCCTCGACCCCGATCTGCTGGTGAGTCTGATCTGGGTGGAAAGCCGGTTCTGCCCGCGCGCCGTCAGCCCCAAAGGGGCGCTCGGCCTGGGCCAACTGATGCCCGGAACGGCACGCGACCTGGGCGTGACCGACCCGCTCGACCCCCGGCAGAACCTGTACGGGGCGGCGAAGTATTTGCGAAGGCAGTGGGATACCTTCAAGGACTGGCCTCTCGCGCTGGCGGCCTACAACGCTGGCCCGGGCAACGTCATGGCAGCCGGGGGGGGTACCCAACATTCCGGAGACCCGGAACTACGTGGCAAAAGTGCTCGCAACATACCGGGCTTTGAAGCGGGCTCCGGTCCGTTTCCAGGGGGTGAACGGATGACGGTGGTGGACCTGACGAGGCCCGAGGAGTACCAGATGGTGCTCGACTCGTTGCCGGAAGAACTTCAGGTGTATCTGGCAGGCCGGATGCACCTGGTCGACGACATTGCCCTCGACGTTGGGCAGCACTTCGCCGTGCTGATGGACGACCTCAGCGTGACCTTCCCACGGGTGGTCACGGAGGCCGACTTGATGCGCGTGTTGAACCGGGTGGGCCGACCTCGTGCGGACGGTCGCCAGGGCATCCCGGGCACCCTGCACCGGTACAGCACAGCGACGAATGCCGCCGGGCAGTACACGTCCATTTCCATTCGGGTTGGCCGCTACCTGATGGGCATGTTGGAACCGTTGCGAAAGGAGATTGAGGCGGCTCAGGGCATCGCGATTGTGGGCGAACCCTTCTCGGGGAAGACGGCCACGCTCCGGGACTGCATGCGCATCCGCACGGAGATTCAGGGCAAGCGGTTGTCCGTGGCCGACACCAGCGACGAACTTCTGGGACCTGGTGTGATCCCTCACGCCTGTGTGGGCGTAGCAAAACGGGTCTCCGTCGGGGACCCCTCCAGACAGCGGGCGATGATCGCCTACGCCTTGCAAAACAACAGCCCGCGCGAGCTGCTGACCGACGAAATCGGTCCGCGCGACGACGTGCCGCTGGTGGTGGAGTACGCCAACAAAGGTGTGCTGTTCGACGCCACCCTGCACGCCCGCAACACGGCTCAGGCCTTCACGAACCTGACCTACCGGCCACTGTGGGGACTCGACGCCAACAAGCAGGTGGTTAGCACACCCATCTTCAGCCTGATCATCGAGGTGCTGTCGAAGGGTGTGTACCGCGTAATCGACGACGTGCCGGGTGCAGTGGACGCCTGGTTACGAGGCGATGAGATCCAGGGACGAATGATGCAAGCCGCCTGA
- a CDS encoding type IV secretory system conjugative DNA transfer family protein produces MLQKRNNIENLLVKSRSPWAVLGMTLCLAAFLGGLAYGVGELIKLMVGLGKELIGLGWGRVYSQESPLMVFTYCLGDGRCAPGANKALSAAFPYLPFALSFVPLAGAALIHRAGGGNKHVKMPGQQRWALETDDKIKVYVRGDKDRPENKQSGYLGYFMRPAGTDRFDLKKLEMMMPPVEDRCTNTIIISGVGGGKTSGLFIPQLMIDAIQGNSVILFDLKYPNRKGFYNMIAFWHRLGRQVQLFTPFSEDTLHMPLLDSVTDMKTALEVAESIITPPEYQKEVGEHYKSVERHTLASIMLAVANHPVQSKRTFREVLRIAQSTKTELEQWYQRESANNPEIKEAMKGIFDRSPAANADMLRGLISELKIFFNPVLERATTSSPGRNLKLVDVFKRPTLLYVGIEQEHLVDGSGETLIKLINRQVDRVALQESARQGGTLAIHVEKVFDEFNSFGRQGNMMRSTATNRERNIGMTIGVQNSSQGRLVYGDLYYSAMTENVIGHTILLPYGITGQDAINWSKLLGNTSKVVTGESAANDQFLPTPFKGRRTTSERVERQAFLPPEEFATYTKNEGVLLMMGCPPVRIKLPRYDARFVVSVPWWQLWSRPVENRIAKVYRNVMGKVAPGVLTDQLLADPSFRHQGRAPVQENAPETPEALLHAWADAALEQGARVRLVRATNPPKIYVSSDSFESPVSAEQVAFLVDQSKWLARGAAGTELRITDAGQALLGETKMKRFTDAEVLGPIMRWMRQRAPSIEHHPVRDALPEDQRQEVTAYYEYEMLAMPSTVLRELLGVVPELPTKRLGTKNLVVVPLNDPARLRAAVDAAREAAEMHPNGEAKGWGKARQEAAANQPPVDPEPRPKPAKTGQSKTSKKESRKAPTLLEEHALLRAREAAEIAEVAEMEAAPAPAPKPVRTPRKKSGTSPSPASNQPPIFLPLPELERTSTGLPSEQAGATEPTPESSSNVEAVPDVMAIFTANRMRGEE; encoded by the coding sequence ATGCTACAGAAACGGAACAACATCGAGAACCTCCTCGTGAAGTCGAGGTCGCCGTGGGCGGTCCTGGGCATGACCCTGTGCCTCGCCGCGTTCTTGGGCGGCCTTGCGTATGGCGTGGGTGAGCTGATCAAGCTCATGGTCGGTCTGGGAAAAGAGCTGATCGGCCTGGGCTGGGGGCGCGTGTACTCTCAGGAAAGCCCGCTGATGGTGTTCACCTACTGCCTGGGAGACGGGCGCTGTGCACCTGGGGCCAACAAGGCGCTGTCGGCCGCCTTTCCCTACCTGCCGTTCGCCCTGAGCTTCGTGCCGCTGGCCGGAGCCGCCCTGATCCACCGCGCAGGAGGTGGCAACAAGCACGTGAAGATGCCTGGCCAGCAACGTTGGGCGCTGGAGACGGACGACAAGATCAAGGTCTATGTCAGGGGAGACAAGGACCGACCAGAGAACAAGCAGAGCGGTTACCTCGGCTACTTTATGCGGCCCGCGGGCACCGACCGGTTCGACCTGAAAAAGCTCGAAATGATGATGCCCCCGGTCGAGGACCGCTGCACCAACACCATCATCATTTCCGGCGTCGGCGGCGGGAAAACTTCCGGCCTCTTCATTCCACAGCTCATGATAGACGCCATCCAGGGCAACAGCGTGATCCTGTTCGACCTGAAGTACCCCAACCGCAAGGGGTTCTACAACATGATCGCGTTCTGGCACCGGCTCGGGCGACAGGTGCAGCTCTTCACCCCGTTTTCCGAGGACACGCTGCACATGCCGCTGCTCGACAGCGTGACGGACATGAAGACGGCCCTGGAGGTGGCCGAGAGCATCATCACCCCGCCCGAGTATCAGAAGGAGGTTGGCGAGCACTACAAGAGCGTGGAGCGGCACACACTGGCCTCGATCATGCTGGCCGTCGCCAATCACCCCGTGCAGTCCAAACGCACCTTCCGTGAGGTGCTGCGCATCGCCCAGTCCACCAAGACCGAGCTCGAGCAGTGGTATCAGCGCGAAAGCGCGAACAATCCCGAGATCAAGGAGGCGATGAAGGGTATCTTCGACCGCTCGCCAGCCGCCAACGCGGACATGCTGCGGGGACTGATCTCGGAACTGAAGATCTTCTTCAACCCGGTCTTGGAACGGGCCACGACCAGCAGCCCGGGACGCAACCTGAAGCTGGTGGACGTGTTCAAAAGGCCGACACTCCTGTACGTCGGTATTGAGCAGGAACACCTGGTGGACGGCTCCGGGGAGACGCTGATCAAACTGATCAATCGCCAGGTGGACCGGGTCGCGTTACAGGAATCCGCGCGGCAGGGCGGGACCCTGGCCATTCACGTCGAAAAAGTCTTCGACGAGTTCAACAGCTTTGGTCGGCAGGGCAACATGATGCGCTCGACGGCCACCAACCGTGAGCGCAACATCGGCATGACCATCGGCGTCCAGAACAGCAGCCAGGGGCGCTTGGTGTATGGCGACCTGTACTACTCGGCGATGACCGAGAACGTTATCGGCCACACCATCCTTCTCCCCTACGGCATCACCGGTCAGGACGCCATCAACTGGTCGAAGTTGCTGGGAAACACGAGCAAGGTGGTGACGGGTGAAAGTGCCGCAAACGACCAGTTCCTGCCCACGCCGTTCAAGGGGCGGCGCACCACCTCGGAGCGCGTGGAGCGGCAGGCCTTCCTGCCTCCAGAGGAATTCGCCACATACACCAAGAACGAGGGTGTCCTGTTGATGATGGGGTGCCCGCCAGTTCGCATCAAACTGCCGCGTTACGACGCTCGGTTTGTGGTCTCCGTACCCTGGTGGCAGTTGTGGTCTCGCCCAGTCGAGAACCGCATAGCAAAGGTCTACCGGAACGTCATGGGGAAGGTCGCGCCCGGCGTGCTGACCGACCAGCTTCTGGCCGATCCCAGCTTCCGTCATCAGGGGCGGGCACCCGTGCAGGAGAACGCCCCGGAGACTCCTGAGGCGCTGTTGCATGCCTGGGCGGACGCCGCGCTGGAACAGGGCGCCCGGGTGCGTCTTGTCAGGGCGACCAATCCCCCGAAAATCTACGTTTCCAGCGACTCGTTCGAGTCCCCAGTCTCGGCCGAACAGGTCGCGTTCTTGGTGGACCAGAGCAAGTGGCTGGCCCGCGGTGCGGCGGGCACAGAGTTGCGCATCACGGACGCGGGACAGGCCCTGCTCGGCGAGACCAAGATGAAGCGTTTCACGGACGCCGAGGTGCTGGGGCCGATCATGCGCTGGATGCGTCAGCGGGCGCCCAGCATCGAACACCATCCGGTCCGCGACGCGTTGCCGGAAGACCAGCGCCAGGAGGTCACGGCGTACTACGAGTACGAGATGCTGGCGATGCCCTCCACGGTGCTGCGCGAGTTGCTCGGCGTGGTCCCAGAACTGCCCACCAAGCGTCTCGGGACCAAGAACCTGGTGGTGGTCCCGTTGAACGATCCCGCGAGGCTCAGGGCAGCCGTAGACGCCGCCCGCGAGGCCGCCGAGATGCACCCCAATGGCGAGGCCAAGGGCTGGGGCAAGGCGAGACAGGAGGCTGCCGCGAACCAGCCTCCCGTCGACCCTGAACCGCGCCCGAAGCCCGCGAAGACAGGACAGTCAAAGACCTCCAAGAAGGAGTCCAGAAAGGCACCGACCCTGCTCGAGGAGCACGCCTTGCTGAGGGCCCGGGAGGCTGCCGAAATCGCAGAGGTCGCCGAGATGGAGGCGGCACCCGCCCCCGCTCCAAAACCGGTCAGGACACCTCGCAAGAAGTCGGGAACATCACCGTCCCCAGCAAGCAACCAGCCCCCGATTTTCCTGCCTTTGCCGGAACTGGAGCGAACCTCAACCGGCCTACCCTCAGAGCAGGCAGGTGCAACGGAGCCCACGCCCGAGTCCAGTTCAAACGTGGAGGCCGTGCCAGACGTCATGGCGATTTTCACGGCCAACCGTATGAGGGGAGAGGAATGA